In the Hylaeus volcanicus isolate JK05 chromosome 1, UHH_iyHylVolc1.0_haploid, whole genome shotgun sequence genome, one interval contains:
- the LOC128874834 gene encoding prefoldin subunit 3 gives MEDGDNKANVGLDKEKKSYAGIPEADFVDDVDAFMAKPENESADKVLQMLDENHGKYKFMEYNLVNKRRRLKAQIPDLERSLEMIKKLQLEKDNSKDLETQFLLSEQVFAKAVIPPTDKVCLWLGANVMLEYTLDDAQEMLTKNIEAAKRNLGYVEHDLDFVRDQFTTTEVNMARIYNWEVKRRQAACTKIMPKH, from the exons ATGGAAGACGGTGACAATAAAGCGAACGTTGGGTTGGATAAAGAGAAAAAGTCGTACGCCGGAATACCGGAGGCGGATTTTGTA GACGATGTTGACGCATTTATGGCAAAACCCGAAAATGAATCTGCAGACAAGGTACTTCAAATGCTGGATGAAAACCATggcaaatataaattcatggAATATAACTTAGTCAACAAAAGGAGACGGCTGAAGGCACAGATTCCTGATTTGGAAAGATCAttggaaatgattaaaaaattacagttaGAAAAAGACAACAGCAAAGATCTAGAAACTCAATTCCTTTTGTCGGAACAAGTTTTCGCGAAAGCTGTTATTCCACCCACTGACAAAGTATGCTTATGGTTAGGAGCAAATGTTATGCTGGAATATACTTTAGATGACGCACAAgaaatgttaacaaaaaatattgaagcagCAAAGAGAAATTTAGGCTATGTCGAGCATGATTTAGACTTTGTTAGAGATCAGTTTACAACAACAGAAGTAAATATGGCGCGCATTTATAATTGGGAGGTTAAACGTAGGCAGGCTGCCTGCACGAAAATAATGCCTAAGCACTAA
- the LOC128874842 gene encoding c-Myc-binding protein — protein sequence MSNMKPPDSKREEFRKYLERAGVLDALTKVLVSLYEEPEKPDDALEYIRQNLGGITEADIEMEAIKKELDESKAKIIELKAKLVKYEANGDADN from the exons atgtcgaatatgaag CCTCCTGATTCTAAAAGGgaagaatttcgaaaatatcttGAAAGAGCGGGTGTTTTGGATGCTCTAACAAAGGTACTTGTATCTTTGTACGAAGAGCCAGAGAAGCCGGATGATGCCTTAGA ATACATTCGCCAAAACCTTGGAGGTATCACAGAAGCTGATATCGAAATGGaagcaataaaaaaagaattggacGAGTCTAAAGCTAAGATTATTGAGTTAAAGGCAAAATTAGTAAAGTACGAAGCAAACGGAGATGcagataattaa
- the LOC128874817 gene encoding uncharacterized protein LOC128874817 isoform X1: protein MVFVKRDIVSSVILTCGIGICSLIGDQGLNYGKTPWLRAIFDNVTHAIVGGLTWTLILHLSRKSLVQNFSSIFWCFFLSSFIDVDHFIAACSWKLNEVDELVLYFAIACGIAGGAFIVIFILMCGLYAKVRRLASNGSVADVSFCWDKPRSQRCWPNIGICHVRRHILKNKSNQLNKQSSMMADFCYTNPTIVPGELLSRRGFSMYSGSEAFNENYTTKSKDHYGTYQEGRSKF, encoded by the exons ATGGTTTTTGTAAAAAGAGATATTGTCTCGAGCGTGATATTAACTTGTGGTATTGGCATTTGCTCGTTGATTGGTGATCAAGGTTTGAATTATGGAAAGACCCCCTGGTTACGCGCGATCTTTGACAATGTTACTCACGCAATTGTTGGGGGACTTACTTGGACACttattttacatttgtcaAGAAAGTCTCTCGTTCAAAACTTTTCCAGTATCTTCTGGTGCTTTTTCTTATCATCTTTTATTGACGTAGACCACTTTATCGCAGCATGCAGTTGGAAGTTAAAC GAAGTCGATGAATTGGTGCTGTACTTCGCTATAGCATGCGGGATCGCTGGCGGTGCGTTTATAgtgattttcattttgatgTGCGGGCTTTACGCCAAAGTGAGACGATTGGCTTCGAACGG CTCCGTAGCCGACGTTTCGTTTTGTTGGGACAAGCCACGTTCGCAACGATGTTGGCCGAATATCGGGATATGTCACGTAAGACGTCACATCCTAAAGAACAA GTCTAATCAACTAAACAAACAATCGAGTATGATGGCCGACTTTTGTTACACGAATCCCACGATTGTGCCAGGAGAGCTGCTCTCTCGACGCGGTTTCTCGATGTACAGTGGTTCCGAGGcttttaacgaaaattataCGACAAAGAGCAAAGACCACTATGGGACCTACCAAGAAGGAAGATCAAAATTTTGA
- the LOC128874817 gene encoding uncharacterized protein LOC128874817 isoform X3 translates to MVFVKRDIVSSVILTCGIGICSLIGDQGLNYGKTPWLRAIFDNVTHAIVGGLTWTLILHLSRKSLVQNFSSIFWCFFLSSFIDVDHFIAACSWKLNEVDELVLYFAIACGIAGGAFIVIFILMCGLYAKVRRLASNGSNQLNKQSSMMADFCYTNPTIVPGELLSRRGFSMYSGSEAFNENYTTKSKDHYGTYQEGRSKF, encoded by the exons ATGGTTTTTGTAAAAAGAGATATTGTCTCGAGCGTGATATTAACTTGTGGTATTGGCATTTGCTCGTTGATTGGTGATCAAGGTTTGAATTATGGAAAGACCCCCTGGTTACGCGCGATCTTTGACAATGTTACTCACGCAATTGTTGGGGGACTTACTTGGACACttattttacatttgtcaAGAAAGTCTCTCGTTCAAAACTTTTCCAGTATCTTCTGGTGCTTTTTCTTATCATCTTTTATTGACGTAGACCACTTTATCGCAGCATGCAGTTGGAAGTTAAAC GAAGTCGATGAATTGGTGCTGTACTTCGCTATAGCATGCGGGATCGCTGGCGGTGCGTTTATAgtgattttcattttgatgTGCGGGCTTTACGCCAAAGTGAGACGATTGGCTTCGAACGG GTCTAATCAACTAAACAAACAATCGAGTATGATGGCCGACTTTTGTTACACGAATCCCACGATTGTGCCAGGAGAGCTGCTCTCTCGACGCGGTTTCTCGATGTACAGTGGTTCCGAGGcttttaacgaaaattataCGACAAAGAGCAAAGACCACTATGGGACCTACCAAGAAGGAAGATCAAAATTTTGA
- the LOC128874817 gene encoding transmembrane protein 267 isoform X2: MVFVKRDIVSSVILTCGIGICSLIGDQGLNYGKTPWLRAIFDNVTHAIVGGLTWTLILHLSRKSLVQNFSSIFWCFFLSSFIDVDHFIAACSWKLNDATHLTKRPFLHCTTLPIALWLMLNFYASVFNHPRLSYYSWIMLSSFLSHHIRDGTRRGLWFCPIGSTQPIPYYLYLSLSMILPHVLQWLMTSSMHEPKGQENMPFIDIVTV, from the exons ATGGTTTTTGTAAAAAGAGATATTGTCTCGAGCGTGATATTAACTTGTGGTATTGGCATTTGCTCGTTGATTGGTGATCAAGGTTTGAATTATGGAAAGACCCCCTGGTTACGCGCGATCTTTGACAATGTTACTCACGCAATTGTTGGGGGACTTACTTGGACACttattttacatttgtcaAGAAAGTCTCTCGTTCAAAACTTTTCCAGTATCTTCTGGTGCTTTTTCTTATCATCTTTTATTGACGTAGACCACTTTATCGCAGCATGCAGTTGGAAGTTAAAC gaTGCAACGCATTTAACAAAACGACCATTTTTGCATTGCACTACTTTGCCAATTGCATTGTGGCTTATGCTTAATTTTTATGCGAGTGTATTTAATCATCCAAGGCTTAGTTATTATTCCTGGATAATGTTATCTAGTTTTCTAAGTCATCATATACGAGATGGCACAAGGAGGGGTCTATGGTTTTGCCCGATAGGTTCCACGCAACCCAtaccttattatttatatttgagcTTGAGTATGATACTTCCTCATGTGTTGCAATGGCTCATGACATCATCAATGCATGAACCTAAAGGTCAGGAAAACATGCCATTCATCGATATTGTaacagtataa